The following coding sequences lie in one Desmodus rotundus isolate HL8 chromosome 1, HLdesRot8A.1, whole genome shotgun sequence genomic window:
- the ARHGDIG gene encoding rho GDP-dissociation inhibitor 3 isoform X2 codes for MPGNPGDGRTPTWHPPCSVLLTDKDGGQLPPDEVLDEAVPGYRAPGRKSLLEIQQLDPDDESLAKYKRALLGSLPLAVDPSLPNVQVTRLTLMSEQAPGPMTMDLTGELAALKHQVFVLKEGVDYKVKITFKVNKEIVSGLKCLHHTYRRGLRVDKAVHMVGSYGPSTQEYEFVTPVEEAPRGALVRGAYVVTSFFTDDDRAHHLSWEWGLHICQDWKS; via the exons ATGCCTGGAAATCCTGGGGACGGCAGGACCCCCACCTGGCACCCACCTTGCTCAG TCCTTCTGACAGACAAAGACGGGGGGCAGCTGCCACCAGATGAGGTGCTGGACGAGGCTGTGCCAGGGTACCGGGCCCCGGGGAGGAAGAGCCTCCTAGAGATCCAGCAGCTGGACCCAGACGATGAGAGCCTGGCCAAGTACAAGCGGGCGCTTCTGGGGTCCCTGCCGCTGGCTGTGG ACCCGAGCCTGCCCAACGTGCAGGTGACCAGGCTGACGCTGATGTCTGAGCAGGCTCCAGGGCCCATGACCATGGACCTCACAG GGGAGCTGGCGGCGCTGAAACACCAGGTGTTCGTCCTGAAGGAGGGTGTTGATTACAAAGTGAAGATTACTTTTAAG GTCAATAAGGAAATTGTCAGTGGCCTCAAGTGTCTGCATCACACCTACCGCAGGGGCCTGCGAG tggaCAAGGCCGTGCACATGGTGGGCAGTTACGGCCCAAGCACCCAGGAGTACGAGTTTGTAACTCCAGTGGAGGAGGCGCCGCGGGGCGCACTAGTGAGGGGCGCCTATGTGGTCACATCCTTCTTCACTGATGACGACAGGGCACACCACCTCTCCTGGGAGTGGGGCCTCCACATCTGCCAAGACTGGAAGAGCTGA
- the ARHGDIG gene encoding rho GDP-dissociation inhibitor 3 isoform X1 yields MLGLDACELGAQLLELLRLALCARVLLTDKDGGQLPPDEVLDEAVPGYRAPGRKSLLEIQQLDPDDESLAKYKRALLGSLPLAVDPSLPNVQVTRLTLMSEQAPGPMTMDLTGELAALKHQVFVLKEGVDYKVKITFKVNKEIVSGLKCLHHTYRRGLRVDKAVHMVGSYGPSTQEYEFVTPVEEAPRGALVRGAYVVTSFFTDDDRAHHLSWEWGLHICQDWKS; encoded by the exons ATGCTGGGCCTGGACGCGTGCGAGCTGGGGGCGCAGCTGTTGGAATTGCTCCGGCTGGCGCTATGCGCCCGAG TCCTTCTGACAGACAAAGACGGGGGGCAGCTGCCACCAGATGAGGTGCTGGACGAGGCTGTGCCAGGGTACCGGGCCCCGGGGAGGAAGAGCCTCCTAGAGATCCAGCAGCTGGACCCAGACGATGAGAGCCTGGCCAAGTACAAGCGGGCGCTTCTGGGGTCCCTGCCGCTGGCTGTGG ACCCGAGCCTGCCCAACGTGCAGGTGACCAGGCTGACGCTGATGTCTGAGCAGGCTCCAGGGCCCATGACCATGGACCTCACAG GGGAGCTGGCGGCGCTGAAACACCAGGTGTTCGTCCTGAAGGAGGGTGTTGATTACAAAGTGAAGATTACTTTTAAG GTCAATAAGGAAATTGTCAGTGGCCTCAAGTGTCTGCATCACACCTACCGCAGGGGCCTGCGAG tggaCAAGGCCGTGCACATGGTGGGCAGTTACGGCCCAAGCACCCAGGAGTACGAGTTTGTAACTCCAGTGGAGGAGGCGCCGCGGGGCGCACTAGTGAGGGGCGCCTATGTGGTCACATCCTTCTTCACTGATGACGACAGGGCACACCACCTCTCCTGGGAGTGGGGCCTCCACATCTGCCAAGACTGGAAGAGCTGA
- the ARHGDIG gene encoding rho GDP-dissociation inhibitor 3 isoform X3 → MLGLDACELGAQLLELLRLALCARVLLTDKDGGQLPPDEVLDEAVPGYRAPGRKSLLEIQQLDPDDESLAKYKRALLGSLPLAVDPSLPNVQVTRLTLMSEQAPGPMTMDLTGELAALKHQVFVLKEGVDYKVKITFKVNKEIVSGLKCLHHTYRRGLRGHTTSPGSGASTSAKTGRAERPPSLPCPGSCLPAWGPGFLCPSVTAQGPPSIPHPLSVSD, encoded by the exons ATGCTGGGCCTGGACGCGTGCGAGCTGGGGGCGCAGCTGTTGGAATTGCTCCGGCTGGCGCTATGCGCCCGAG TCCTTCTGACAGACAAAGACGGGGGGCAGCTGCCACCAGATGAGGTGCTGGACGAGGCTGTGCCAGGGTACCGGGCCCCGGGGAGGAAGAGCCTCCTAGAGATCCAGCAGCTGGACCCAGACGATGAGAGCCTGGCCAAGTACAAGCGGGCGCTTCTGGGGTCCCTGCCGCTGGCTGTGG ACCCGAGCCTGCCCAACGTGCAGGTGACCAGGCTGACGCTGATGTCTGAGCAGGCTCCAGGGCCCATGACCATGGACCTCACAG GGGAGCTGGCGGCGCTGAAACACCAGGTGTTCGTCCTGAAGGAGGGTGTTGATTACAAAGTGAAGATTACTTTTAAG GTCAATAAGGAAATTGTCAGTGGCCTCAAGTGTCTGCATCACACCTACCGCAGGGGCCTGCGAG GGCACACCACCTCTCCTGGGAGTGGGGCCTCCACATCTGCCAAGACTGGAAGAGCTGAGCGgccaccctccctgccctgccctgggagctGTCTTCCCGCCTGGGGTCCTGGTTTCCTCTGCCCATCAGTCACTGCACAGGGACCCCCGAGCattccccatcccctctctgtCAGTGACTAG